A stretch of DNA from Paramormyrops kingsleyae isolate MSU_618 chromosome 15, PKINGS_0.4, whole genome shotgun sequence:
AAGGTGGTCTCTTCGGTAAGGTGATTTTGTGCTTGTTGAAGTTGAAATTGATGCAGTGATTACAGGCATAACCGGAGACTGGCAGTGACACATCCCTCCTCTTGCAGGGGATGCATATGATGTTTGTGCCATTTGTCTAGATGAGTACGAGGAAGGAGACAAGCTACGCATCTTGCCCTGTTCACACGGTGAGGACAACCGTAGTCGCGTTTCTGACAAAAACAAGCACTTCCACTACCAATAAACAGCACTTGAGGGGcagggataccctggcagattcagggggcccggGACTCAAATGAGGCCCTtgattatgtaaaattatatataaaattgggTGGGGGGCCCAAGCTTACATTTTGTCAGGGAGCCCAGAATTTCTGCGTacaaatttcaggtccagaaagtaaaaatccagatcaagattttgttttaaccaaccagtggAGTATTCTGTGACTGTAGCTCTTTACACccaactggttgattgaaacaaagtcttggtctggatttgtatacTCTGCCCTTGACTGTTATTTAAATTGACTGATTTCGTGCCTTCCCTGCATAAACACTCCAGCTTACCACTGTAAGTGTGTGGACCCTTGGCTGACCAAGACGAAGAAGACGTGTCCCGTATGCAAGCAGAAGGTGGTGCCGTCCCAGGGAGACTCGGAGTCCGACTCGGACGAGGGCGACAGCAGCCGTGACGACGACGACGAGGCCTCTGAGAACACGCCCCTGCTGCGGTCGCTGGCCTCCACCAGCACCCAGTCCTTCGGCACCATGTCGGCCTCGCTCTCCTACCACGAGCGGGACCTGGAGTCGTCCGAGTACGAGGAGGATGACGACGACGAGATGGACAGTAGCGGCAGTGAGGAGGTCACCGTGGAAACTGTGGTGGTTCAGCTGCAGCAGTCTCGGCACGGGCAGGGGGATCCCACTGTCTGACCCCGAAGAAAATCTGCCATCGACTTTAGTGATGTCAAGTAGGATTCCGATATCCATGCTACAATCagtattttgttttgcaaatcacAATTTGTGCACatcacagcaacaacaacaaacagagGATCCAGTGTAATAGTAACAATTTCTTTCCCAGGAATTTCTGTAATTTGAAGTATATGGTTACCAAAGATGGTCATTTCTGTAGGAACCTAAAGAGAGTTGCATTGCACATAACAGAAGAATATACTTCAGCTGTCTTGTACGAACTGCTTTTTATATGCTGTAAATTTGATGAGCTTTTATCTTCACTGTGAAAGGAAAGTCACGTAACACTGTGTGCTTTAAAAGCACAGACCTTTCCTAACACTTGTCATGAATCATGAAGGATCACAATGTGTACATATAATGTATAGAATTATACAAGAGACAGAATTACAAAGCAACTTTTTCAAAGCGATCGATAACTTTGTAGCCTGTAAATGTGAAAGCCTCTGCATCAGAAGGTAGGGATGTTTTAGAGAaacgtaaaaaaaaactattaactCGATGAATAAAGTCTTAATGTACTATGCAGTGTTATTTTGTAAACTTCAATGTTTCTAATGTAAAGCAGTTTTAAAAGTTGGCATTATGAGGACGCTTATGTAAATTTCTGTGTTGTACGACGTGAGATCAGATAGCCATTAATAGATCAATATTGTACTTTGACGCTGGCAAATGCTGTGGACCACTCGTGTAAGTCCAGCCAGTTAAGACACGCTGTGTTTCCATTAGAGCGTACTTCCTTTCTGAAGAGAAATGGGCAGACGTCATGAAGTTTATACCCACCACActttttaagttatttttaTTAGTGGGTCACCCTCTCGCCTCAAGATGTCACCGTCAGCAGGAATGTGCATTTGACACATCTCCGCTTTGTATGTAGTTTGCCAACTGGAAAATTCTCATCGACTTTTATATAAAGATTATGCATGTGTAATGTATTGGTATGCTTAACTCCATATGCATTAAAGTCACATTTTCACTTGAAATCCTGTTGATGTTTTTTAACTTTAGCCAAATGGACAGACTGAGGTAAAACCTTGTAATGTGTATTTTAATGAATTGTGATCAAAATACTACTGTAGAATATATCCGTGTAACAAGTGGACAGCCACTATGAAACAGATACACCAACACTTTTTTGCGTATGAAATTTAAATGCAATGATATGAAATGGATTTTGGGTGTCTTAAGATATCCTGGTTAATACAGATTTAAAATGATCATTGATAAGTGGTTGGGTTGGTGTCTGACGGTGACCGAATTGCATGACTGTACACAATAGCTTAGGTTTCATTGTGAAAATTCCATAAAAGCAATAACTGGAATCAAGGTATTATGCAACTACACTGTtgcaataatattttaattaggcctatgatcttttttttcccccctcacaGATGCTCATTGGgggcgatggtggtgcaggaggtagttcTACCATTcggcaaccagagggttgcaggttcgagccccgggtcctcctgaccccatccaagtgtccttgagcaagacactgaaccccaaattgctcccagtgtgctggttggcgccttgcatggcagcctccgccaccggtgtgtgaatgtgaggcatagattgtaaagcgctttgatactcataatagtaaaaaaaaaaaaaaaaaaaaaaagcactatataaatgcagtccatttaccattctATCTATTTACCATTATTACTGTAAGCCTACCTGTTCTCAGAGAACTTAAAACCCTGTGACGACTACCTATGCCCCATACAGACATTCCTAAGAAAGGCTAACAGTGGTGTATGATTTTAACAACTAAATAAGCTTTTTCAACTGCCTCCATTTTTCCCATATCATATAATGGACTTTGTTATTTTGCATTCAGCTTTTCTGATTATTGTGGCAAGAGGCTTAACATAGCTAATGGAAGATGATTTCACTGCTATTGTCAAAGTCTTGGATCAGGGGGTTTTATGTTTTCTGCTTTCGTTCAAGAATATGCATGTTTTGGATTTGAACAGACCCTACCACACTATATGCAGGTGTGATTCATGAGTGCTACGCATGCAGCCAAAGAAATTAGTACCctatattttataaaaacaatCACAACACTCTGTGAAATGTTGAAACTGGCAAGAGTAATCTGCATCCACCATTTAATCCATATTTCACAGAAGAGACTTTTGGCTTATGACATATCATTGTAAACAAACATACCAATAGTTTTGCCCGCATCAGAATGTGGTCGTACGTAGCTTGCCTTGCTGATGCAAGGTTTGTGCTTCTTTAAGGTGCCCATGTTCTCCGCTCACGGTGCTGATACAGGATTCTTAAAAGCAGCACTGAGTTCTGAACAGAAATCTTCAATGCCGGGTCACTTTACAGCCAGAACTTGAATCAACACATCTTAGTTCTGCAACATTCACAACGTCTCTCCCATTCCCCAGGTACTGTCGTGCAGGGTGCAGTTCTAAGCTGTGCTCGTCTACCCACAGCCTGTACGAAACTGCACCACCCACGGTTACTCCCTTGACCCATCCCGGATAGTTTCATTTGGCACCCAGACTGGCCCACAAAGTAAATAAGGACTACTGGGAGGTAACCGTATCCACACACCAATCAAATGGGAATACCGTCATGTGCAGTGCGTTGCAGTGTATTGAGTCAACTTACTAGTTAAAATGCcagatttttttcttgtctACAACTGCTTTTGGTGACTCTCCACATTTTTATGAATATTCTGAATAAGCTAAACTTGTATGAGTCATTTTAAGGAATGTCCCAAAAGACTGACATATACTATGCAGAACAATGTGTGTTACCACTGGCTCATAACACCGTTTGACGTCAGAGTACAATGAGCATTTTAGGGAGGAAagaatgcattaaaaaaaaaattacagtattAACCTGTGGCTCTCACTCAAGAAATCTGAACTATTACCTCCGCATTTTTGAATTGataaaattaaaagcaattttGTTACACAAGAGAAACCAAAAAGTGAACAAGGCAGACAGAAAGCAATAATTAAACAAGTCATAAATTTAATGGAATTAAATGCTTAATGAAATATTGCATTTGTTCTCTAACAATACTTAACACACAATGCATTTCCCACTGAGCATTAAGATTTCTGTCAAAGTTGATATTTGACTTGCAAAGCACCCTTTAAAGATACCTTTGAAAACACTTAAGTACATCTTTATAGAATTTTGGCTAAAATAAGTTCTAGTACATTTAATGCAGAATAGTTAAAATTTTCATAAACACGAAAGTGCAAGACAAGGAATACGTACTGCTGATAAAATATGGGAGTTATTTTGCTGGTGCAGATGAAAATACATCCTACTGCTGtacagtacatttacatttctcTGGGAGGGAAAAAACTAGCATATAAAATTATTTCATCTCACACCAATGTATTTATCCGTTTTATAGACCAGAGATGAGACTGCACCCATAACTCTGCTTCTTTCAATAAGCCGGGCACATAAGTCATGTCAGGATATTCAAATACGTTTAAGGGATTTTCAAATTTATATGGAAACTTGAAACAATTTTGGGTGAAATGCGGACATGAACAATCTAGAGCTTCACTCAGTACTGTAGAGTCAAGAACTGCCTGTCTCATACGTAAACATAGCTATATGTTAATGCAGCGTGAAATGACAACTTTGTTTATTCGGTGACAATTGTGACTTCACCTCTGCCCACAATGAGGGAGTGCCTTCTGTCTTTTGTCATATAATACATGACAATTATAGTTTGTAGCGTGCCTTTTTGAAAATCACATGCAGATCATGCATGATACAGCCAGACTGAATGAGTGATATAGCTGTAGTGCTTTGCTTAGATCAACACCCAACGGTTCCCACAGCCCTGAAATCTTCTACTGGGGGTGGAGTCTATCCCAACTTTGGATGAGATGACCCCACCCCACCTAACAGACACACAATTTTAGAGACACTGATTAGCTTAACAATGAAAACCCCACAGGACATGGGAggaacatgcacactccacaGAGCAGAGGCTGGCTTTAGACCCCCAGCCCTTTAGGTGTTGGGTAAGTACAGCCCGTAGCCCTCAGCTGCCTTACCTCAAACAACCACCAATTCCGCCATCTAGGAACGATCAGAGTTAGGAAATCAAAACACATCTGCAATTCATCTGGTTGGAATAAATTTATTTGATCTGTGTGTAAACAAGGGTCATATATCCCCCCCTCAATTTTATGGCATTTCTTATGCATATTAAATCTGATGTTCTACCGTATcccaaataagaaaaaaaagtttaggGAAAGAACATAAAAATCAGCAAGATTAGATGTAATTGGTACATACTCAACAAGGCCTTAACATTTTGAGCTCACACTCAAGTGCCATTTGATCTTATCTTTTTGGGCATAGGTTAAAATGCAATCCAAAACAGCAACAGACCATCTCTAAATTATGGCACGGGTGCACAGAATTTGTATAAATTTCCACAAAACAGCAAGGCTCTTTTTTCCCAACCAACACCATTTCCCTGCAAGTGTAAGTGAATtgcttctcttttttttttttcttcctttctcTTTTTACACATTGGGCATGTTTAGTACCATGCTTTGACAGACATTTTAGTATCACAGATGAATAGAGCACAGAGCAATTTATTCCACAGTTCTCTCCACAGCAAGGGATTACAAGGTCAGATGCAAtcgttaattaaaaaaaattaccgAAACAGTTGACAAAGTGAGGAGACTGCCGCTCCGTCAAACTAACGCTAAGTTCAGCAGCAAACACATTACTGTCATTTCAATATCAGTTATTGTTTTGGAGTTAACCAACAAACAGCAGTCTTCCTTTTCAATGCTTAATGCCTTTGGGCAGTTGTTAACTCCCAAGTTGCAGCTAAAATTGGTCCTATGAACAATgtttaaatgggattcactccAGACGGTCATGTTGGGATATCTAGTGTCCAAAATGGcagccttttaaaaaaaaaaaaaaagtacaggaGCTTGAGAAAATTACCTGCCTCTGCTAATGTAACAGTGGAATGTCCAGGGAGATCATACAGTCAGGGATATGGGAAAGAGGTTATTAGAGAAAAGTCTACCTGCAGCAACAATGATGTGCTTTTAGATGCAGAATACCACCAGAACTACATCCAGGTAATAGccgagaaaaagaaaaattggtGCAGGATACGGCAAACTCAAATCAAATCGGAGCttgcaaaacaacaacaaaaaaatatcgGATAGCTTACATTAGGGGCAAGCCACAATGTGATGGAGTGCCATGAATATAGTGttcaaaatgaagaaaaattcTAAGGTAATAATGGAAAGATACTTAAGTTTTGGCAGGAGTTCAACAAATGAAAAACCAATAAAAGgtaggacagtgtttcccaacctggcccTCGGAAACCCCTAGATCAGGGCTGTCCAATCCTGCTCCTGGGgatctaccaccctgcagagcttaggtacagaactaatttaacacacctgatacagataatcagggcCTTCAATTTATCTCAGTATTAGAGTCAGCTATGTTGAAGTTAAGCTGGTTCTCATACTGAGATATAACTGAAgtgcctgattatctgtatcaggtgtgttaaattatggctgtacctaagctctgcagggtggtagatctCAGGGGGAGGATTTGGCAGGCTTGCCTTAGACAGTTCACTATCTAGCATGGAGCAAAATCGTGAACTGACTGGGGGCCCACGAGGACCGGCATGGGGAACACTGAGCTAGACGATATGCATGCAGTTTCCCTCCCAGACATTCTCTAGAAAAGGAAGACGGTATGAGCTTCTAAATCGCTCAAAGTGCTCAAAAGGCCATTGGTCAATCCAAGGCTACTACCAGGCACCTTCATGTAGGCTCGTCAGTTAAATTCCTTCACTAGCTATTCACTAAGAGCCCTGTGTTTCGCTAAGTAGCGCCCAGACCTGTATCAGCTTTCGTTTTAAATAAAGTCATTGCATTATGATAATAGTGTGATATACTAAAGTGAAACGATGATGCCAAAGCAGGATTGGGTATACAGTGTAAATGCATACAAATTAAAGCAGTACTTGGGTAGGAGGTTAACAAAGGATGACAAAAACAAAGGGGGgaggaaaataaaataagggGAGAGGGAAGCATCTACCAACTACATCAGGTAGTTCTCTTGACGCAACAGGGTGATTATGAGCTTCTAGATGAATGGGCAGAGGCTGCTTAATATCCAGACTTTCTCAGGTAGTCAGCCATGATAAATGCTTTCTTGTTGAGCTGCCCTCCATGGATACCATCCTTTCCCATGACTAAAACCAACGCTGGAGcacacaagaaaaacaaaagaacaaacTTCAGAAAGGAGACAAAAAAGAATAGCATTCCCCACTACCATAAAGACACATCAATGACTTTCACCCCAGAACCATCTGTTGGCTATTAATGTTAAGACGTTAATGTGACTTTGACAGGGAAATGTAACAGCAGTTTTTTTCCTCCttagtttttaaattttttttttttaaaatttttttaaaattttttttttttttaaaccaagcCTGACTAAACTAGAACCCAGAATCCCTTAAGTATTTTGCCATTGAATATGCCTTCTTATTCAATCCGCCTCCGTGGACCCCCTCCTTGCCCATTACAAGAACCAAGACTGGAAGAAAAGAAGAAAGGGAAGTTTAGAGAAAATGCAGATAGTTAGTGCAAAGGTTAAGACAGCAAGACTTTAAAGGCTTAGAATAGTCAGTTGAGATGTGGTTTATAATCACACGGACAGAAAGCGTAACCGAAGCATTCATTTTCATGCCGTCGGCCCAACTCAAGACACCCGACAGTCTTCAAAAATTCAACCTTTACCTAAACTACAATGAatgccattaaaaaaaacacaaagactctGCTCTGACTTTCTTAGTCAACTTCCCATCTTCATCATTCCGTTtttatatgcaaattaaaaaaaaaaactgactttgTAATTCCTCAGGCTTATCATAGACCAGATGATGCTTTATACTGAAGCATATTGGAAactatttaacaaaaacatgTATTTAAACTTCCAAGCAGAtagcggggaaaaaaaaaaaaccttaaatacCATATTACATTTCTCTGTTCCCAGAGAAAGCTGCTCTGGGTGTGCCACATGATTGTTTTAGAGACACTGGTTGGCTTCTTCTCCCATGTAACTCACAGACTTGTGCCATTTCCCCAGAGCCACCCACTGGAACTATCCTGCTCATCCAAAACTACAGTGAGCAGTGAAATTTAAGTGGCCCTTTCAAAACACTACTTCGCAAGTAATACACCACAACGAAATCTGCTTGTTGATGGGGTATAAAATGTTCAGTTATGAGAATCTGATATGGAAATGAATTTACCCAACACTCTACAGAGTGGTACACTAGGTCTGTAAACTACCCATACAAAAACTTTCAAGAGTCACTACCAATTCACTTTATCAAATGAATAGAGCAACTGACCCAATAAGCATAATCCAATATAATGGATACAttttggttttccattttaaagaTTGCCAAGATACGTACCAATCGCCCTTTGCTATCAAACAGTATCGAGGAATGAAACCAACTGCGAGTCCACTTTACAAAGGTGTTCCCACCAATTTTCCAGAATCTCTAAAAGGGTCCCAATTAATATAGAGATGAGGCTCCTCTTTGACATGAAACGGGCTGCAACCAGCTCTGGTTACATATTGCAGGCATTCAGCATAACTGCATTCTTTGCTTTTCAAGCTATAACTGAGAAAGGCTCATTCCCGGTACAGGTTCAGTAGGGGGACAcatgtgttagtttgttatttAGGATTACAGTTTTAGAAGTGGTGAACACTCAGTTATGTTGACTGAATATTAGAACAAAGACTTGAATGTTTAAATCAAGCGAATCAATTAGGGCCTGCAACAAGAAAGTGAATGCTTCCGTCAGACAAACATTTcccaaatatgcattttttttttttacagtacatGTCCAATATCTGGCTAACACTTACCCATTGATGTAAGAAAAACACAGGTAGAAAACTCATGACAATTACCACTGCAAATCATGCAGCATTTACATCATCGTTTTCCAGATGTGTTTAAATTACACTGTGAATATTATGCAAAAAGTAAACTGGCATCATGGAATTTTAATACTGATCATCCAATACAAAAAAGTACGTGACATCCTTCAGGTGGAGGATTAAAAATGACAAACCAATTTAAAAAGGTTTGTGTTTAATCTGGCAGCCAATGCACAGAGGAAAAGCAATTTTCAGTCGTGTACATCTATCAGTCAAAAATAAGCAAGGAGAAAATTAGGTTACCTTTGCCAGCTCTGCCTACAGAAATATTATACGTAGCCTCGCCGCTGTGACTCTTTGTCCTGATGTCCATTGTCCAGTCACCATCAACTAGAAGGCTGTCTCTGATCACGGAGCACTTCTTGTGACCTAAAGTCAATCCATTGGTGAAGAAACTCTCTCGGTCCTTTCCTACTATGACGTCAATTTCTTGAGCCTTaaaacagagagagaaacaggacaTTACTCTCCCACAGGAATTATTTAAAAGCACAAATATGGCAGCAAACGATGCCCCTTACTATCTGCATGCCTCTCCAGCAAACAGCATGATAtgaaagaaaaaacagcaacatGCTGTGATCAACATTTAAGATTCTAGAGTGTTTCCTTGCTTTGCATTCGCCATGTAGCCATGAATGTAAAGTGCAAAGCGTTTCTATTCTATACAATTTGCTTGCCTTTGTTTTTGGTCtacaaaataaacacacactgaAATGACATCGAGCACTCAAAACTGCAAGGCGACAGCAAACTTTCGAAGAATGACATCTGGCGGCTAGCTAgccaacttaaaaaaaaaatccttttccCAAGTGCTGATTTTACACTGTGAGAACTAGCCAGCTAATGGCTACCAATGCTCAGAATAGCCTTGTCAACAACCCTAATAAATCCTGAAGTTTAAACCACTATGTCTAAAgtcaaaaacaaataaaatagtaCACATTCAATTAATAccataaaacaaacattcaCTTGGTGACCTATCATGGAATATTTGTAGGAATTCATTCACAGCCACAATCTCACCGGATTGGCTCCTGTCAGTATGATGACAGCAGAATGTTATATACCTAGGTACCTTGTCATTCAATTCTTTAccttcattcccccccccccccccccaaaggataAACCATAAAAAGGATAAAACATACCCAGCATCCTTTTCATctaataaatacacaaaaatacaaagatcTACTACAAAATCGGGGCTTTGAGCCAGTACAGAATGTATAGCCAAAACATGAACTGGCCACACAAAGTCAAAGTTCAGGAATCTGGTTTATTCCTGGAAAAGGAATGAACTCAAGGGAGTTGTTTCTAAAGAGGGGGAACACACAGTAAATTTATGCACACTTTTCAAACAAGTAGTTAAAAGATACAAAGAACATGATCAATTGTAGTTTattgctggatggatggatggatggatggatatatatatatatatatatatatatatatatatatatatatatatatatatatatatatatatatatatatatagagagagagagagagagagagagagagagagagagagagagagagagagagagagagagagagagagagagacacacacacctgctgTCTGAAGATAGCCCTTTGGAAAGTTTACCCAAACACATACCTAGCAGATACATGATTGATGCTGCAAACTTGTATTTAAGAGGTAAAACAGCAATGACTAACAAATGCAGTTGAAAGAATGCTGGGTGTTGTAGGTCTCCCACTAAACCAAAAGTAAATTTCGACTGTGCGATAAAAGCTTATCCTACCCTAGGATCATACACATATTTACTCTATTTTACAACTGTGCCAATAAAGTTACTATCAACGTTTCCTGACAAAGATCTGAGATGCAGCTGTGGAGGAAAAATGAACCATGCCAAGTATTTAGTATTTTCATATATAGGCGTCAGAGTTAGAGGGACAAATAAATACCAAACAGTACCGACATCCAGGAAATCATAAAATACTAGTTAGCCAAGAACATAAACCTAACATAGGGTTTTCCCCCTTATCAATCAGCCAAATGATGTGGGTGCGTTTAAGAATGCTACGTCGTTCCTAAGTTCTATGTTAAAATTCAGCCCCGGGTAATAAGTGCTGATTTTCTTGAGCAGCAATGGTAGGTTTGGTAATGAATCAATATGAACCTGTAAGAATCCTTCCAAGCCGTGCACTACAAAACTATGTAGATAAAAACAACGGTACGATAAGACAATGAAACAGACTACAGTAACCTTTCACGGCCATGCGTGCATTTTCCCTTCAGCGGCTGCTGTTCGACTGGAAGGGTCACGGGTGAACGGGGACTGATGTATTAATAATATAAATCAACACAATGTCACAATGTATTAAAGATCCGTATATTTAATTAATTCCCCGTATAACATTACAGAATTCTAAATCGAAAACAGGGAACATTGAAAGTTATgattaataacaattaaaaaaaactataaatatgTAGGCCGGGACGAATTTTCACCGCTAGATAAAATCTCATTCAATCAGAACTGCTTTAAAAGTTTGCTCATAGGCAAAACTGCAGACCCCATAAACTCCGCAATCTGCTAACTTCTACTGCATTAGTGCCATCCCGCCCGTCAGAAATAACGGGCATAATATGATCACGTTCTGACACTTAAGTTTTAACATTAAGAAGCACTGGCACCGGTAAAAGGAAACGTGCAGCATATAGCAAAAAAGGGGGAAAGCTGAAAGGAAGCTGGCTGACGGCACTGCAGAGTCCAGGCAGGAAAAGGCACGGAGGGAAAACGCCATCTTGGAAAACGGGAGGGGGGGCATCTGCGAATCCAGCATTATCCTGTACGGCAGATACCACTATCCAAGGCCGGCAACTATGCTGCTTTTCTAACCGGGGTGGGGACAAACCCGGGAACCAGACACAACCAACTATTTTAAACTCCAAACGGCT
This window harbors:
- the LOC111860495 gene encoding profilin-2 isoform X1, which gives rise to MSWQGYVDNLMADGCCQDSAIVGYTESKYVWAAHPGGTFSNITAQEIDVIVGKDRESFFTNGLTLGHKKCSVIRDSLLVDGDWTMDIRTKSHSGEATYNISVGRAGKALVLVMGKDGIHGGQLNKKAFIMADYLRKSGY
- the LOC111860495 gene encoding profilin-2 isoform X2, whose protein sequence is MSWQGYVDNLMADGCCQDSAIVGYTESKYVWAAHPGGTFSNITAQEIDVIVGKDRESFFTNGLTLGHKKCSVIRDSLLVDGDWTMDIRTKSHSGEATYNISVGRAGKVLVLVMGKEGVHGGGLNKKAYSMAKYLRDSGF